Proteins from a single region of Bogoriella caseilytica:
- a CDS encoding NADH-quinone oxidoreductase subunit C, which yields MTDEKNPKDVGATEEKQDAARAVKPGEGEHAATGQSVTGAALEAGGQHSAISPGERRRLEVVDSRKGLFGAQGSGDTSGFGGLVTEIALPPAAQRPYGSWFDEVVDILIELLTEQGIDPEQALEKVVVDRGELTIFVDRERLPFVARSLRDDQDLRFELCLGVSGVHYPGDQGRELHAVYQLMSVTHNRNLRLEVTCPDADPHIPTVVDTYPGNDWHERETFDMFGIIFDGHPDLARSLMPDDWEGHPQRKDYPLGGIPVEYKGAVVPPPDNRRSYR from the coding sequence GTGACGGACGAGAAGAACCCCAAGGACGTCGGCGCCACCGAGGAGAAGCAGGACGCCGCCCGGGCCGTCAAGCCCGGTGAGGGTGAGCACGCCGCCACGGGGCAGTCCGTGACCGGCGCTGCGCTCGAGGCCGGTGGCCAGCACTCCGCAATCTCCCCGGGGGAGCGCCGCCGTCTGGAGGTCGTGGACTCCCGCAAGGGCCTCTTCGGCGCTCAGGGCTCTGGAGACACCTCCGGCTTCGGGGGTCTCGTCACCGAGATCGCGCTGCCGCCGGCCGCCCAGCGCCCGTACGGGAGCTGGTTCGACGAGGTGGTGGACATCCTCATCGAACTCCTCACCGAGCAGGGCATCGACCCGGAACAAGCCCTGGAGAAGGTGGTCGTCGACCGCGGCGAACTCACGATCTTCGTCGATCGCGAGCGGCTGCCCTTCGTGGCCCGCTCCCTGCGTGACGACCAGGACCTCCGCTTCGAGTTGTGCCTCGGAGTCTCCGGCGTGCACTACCCCGGTGACCAGGGGCGCGAACTGCACGCCGTCTATCAGCTGATGTCGGTCACGCACAATCGCAACCTCCGCCTCGAGGTCACCTGCCCCGACGCCGATCCCCACATCCCGACCGTGGTGGACACCTACCCCGGCAACGACTGGCACGAGCGCGAGACCTTCGACATGTTCGGCATCATCTTCGACGGCCACCCCGATCTGGCTCGCTCGCTCATGCCGGACGACTGGGAAGGCCACCCCCAGCGCAAGGACTACCCCCTCGGCGGCATCCCGGTGGAATACAAGGGCGCCGTCGTTCCGCCGCCGGACAACCGGAGGTCCTACCGATGA
- a CDS encoding NADH-quinone oxidoreductase subunit D, which yields MTTHAHPSHGPTAAQSAGADAEVADAPEFVAEGGDWDQITAEAERLAEERIVVNMGPVHPSTHGVLRVILELDGEIVRELRLGTGYLHTGIEKNMEYRTWTQGVTFCTRMDYVAPFSQEAAYCLAVEKLLGITAEVPERASLIRVLLLELNRIASHLVAIGTGGNELGATTMMTVAFRGREDILRIFERITGLRMNHAYIRPGGVAVDLTPGTTEYVRELLPNIRLSLKELQDLTQENPIFKLRQQRTGVISLSAAMALGLTGPAVRAAGLPLDLRKTQPYSGYETYDFDVPTRQYSDNYNRVMVRFEEAYESIKIVLQALERLDAEDGPGGPGTPVMVADKKIAWPAQLSIGTDGQGNSLEHIRQIMSTSMESLIHHFKLVTEGFRVPAGQVFQQIEQPRGILGVHLVSDGGTRPYRAHFRDPSYSNLQSTAIMCEGGQLADVVVSLASIDPVLGGVDR from the coding sequence ATGACCACGCACGCACACCCATCCCACGGCCCCACGGCGGCGCAGTCCGCCGGCGCTGACGCCGAGGTGGCCGACGCGCCGGAGTTCGTGGCCGAGGGCGGCGACTGGGATCAGATCACCGCCGAGGCCGAGCGCCTCGCCGAGGAACGCATCGTGGTCAACATGGGCCCGGTGCACCCCTCCACGCACGGCGTGCTGCGCGTGATCCTCGAGCTCGACGGCGAGATCGTCCGTGAGCTGCGCCTGGGCACCGGTTACTTGCACACCGGCATCGAGAAGAACATGGAGTACCGCACCTGGACCCAGGGCGTGACCTTCTGTACTCGCATGGACTACGTGGCCCCCTTCTCCCAGGAGGCCGCGTACTGCCTGGCCGTGGAGAAGCTGCTGGGGATCACCGCCGAGGTGCCCGAGCGCGCCTCGCTAATCCGTGTGCTCCTGCTGGAACTGAACCGCATCGCCTCCCACCTGGTGGCGATCGGCACCGGCGGTAACGAGCTGGGCGCGACCACGATGATGACGGTGGCCTTCCGTGGCCGCGAGGACATCCTGCGGATCTTCGAGCGCATCACCGGCCTGCGGATGAACCACGCCTACATCCGCCCTGGCGGCGTGGCCGTGGACCTCACCCCGGGTACCACCGAGTACGTGCGCGAGCTGCTGCCGAACATCCGGCTCTCGCTCAAGGAATTGCAGGACCTCACCCAGGAGAACCCCATCTTCAAGCTGCGCCAGCAGCGCACCGGGGTGATCTCCCTCTCGGCAGCGATGGCACTGGGCCTGACCGGCCCCGCCGTGCGCGCCGCGGGCCTGCCGCTGGACCTCCGCAAGACCCAGCCCTACTCCGGTTACGAGACCTACGACTTCGACGTCCCCACCCGCCAGTACTCGGACAACTACAACCGGGTCATGGTGCGCTTCGAAGAGGCCTATGAGTCCATCAAGATCGTGCTGCAGGCACTCGAGCGTCTTGATGCCGAGGACGGGCCCGGGGGCCCCGGCACCCCGGTGATGGTGGCGGACAAGAAGATCGCCTGGCCCGCGCAGCTCTCCATCGGTACGGACGGTCAGGGAAACTCCCTGGAGCACATCCGCCAGATCATGTCGACCTCCATGGAGTCACTCATCCACCACTTCAAGCTGGTGACCGAGGGCTTCCGCGTGCCGGCCGGCCAGGTCTTCCAGCAGATCGAGCAGCCCCGCGGCATCCTCGGGGTCCACCTCGTCTCCGACGGCGGAACCCGGCCCTACCGGGCGCACTTCCGTGATCCCTCGTACTCCAACCTGCAGTCGACGGCCATCATGTGCGAGGGCGGTCAGCTCGCCGACGTCGTCGTCTCCCTGGCTTCGATCGACCCCGTGCTCGGAGGTGTGGACCGCTGA
- the nuoF gene encoding NADH-quinone oxidoreductase subunit NuoF gives MSYTVDTLAPVLSDLWDAERAWTLETYRSRGGYEGLASALTMAPGDIVEAVKASGLRGRGGAGFPAGLKWSFLPPPDGGPRYLVVNADESEPGTCKDIPVMMGNPHSLIEGVAITSYAIGCTHAFIYLRGEVVHVYRRLMQAVREAREAGLIGQGVGPNGDFDLEITVHAGAGAYICGEETALLDSLEGLRGQPRLKPPFPAVAGLYARPTVVNNVESIASVPGILRHGVDWFTAMGTEKSTGHGLFSVSGHVKNPGQFEAPLGITMRELIEMAGGIREGHTLKFWTPGGSSTPILTAAELDVPLDYESVGAAGSMLATRALQVFDDTTSVVRVISRWTDFYQHESCGKCTPCREGTFWMKQVMHRLEAGQGRSSDIDLLLDVSANIAGRSFCALGDASATPIQSGIKHFREEFEAGCHTPAWELFPYEASAVFSEAGERSAA, from the coding sequence GTGAGCTACACCGTGGACACGCTCGCCCCGGTCCTGTCGGACCTCTGGGACGCCGAGCGCGCCTGGACCCTGGAGACCTACCGCTCCCGGGGCGGCTACGAAGGCCTCGCGAGCGCCCTGACCATGGCGCCGGGTGACATCGTCGAGGCGGTCAAGGCCTCCGGACTGCGCGGCCGTGGCGGCGCCGGCTTCCCCGCCGGCCTGAAGTGGTCCTTCCTGCCCCCGCCCGACGGCGGCCCCCGCTACCTCGTGGTCAACGCCGACGAGTCCGAGCCGGGCACCTGCAAGGACATCCCGGTCATGATGGGCAATCCCCACTCCCTCATCGAGGGCGTGGCGATCACCTCCTACGCGATCGGCTGCACCCACGCCTTCATCTATCTGCGCGGCGAGGTCGTGCACGTCTACCGGCGCCTCATGCAGGCCGTGCGGGAAGCGCGCGAGGCCGGCTTGATCGGCCAGGGTGTCGGGCCGAACGGCGACTTCGATCTGGAGATCACCGTGCACGCCGGAGCCGGCGCCTACATCTGCGGTGAGGAGACGGCGCTGCTGGACTCCCTGGAGGGCCTGCGGGGCCAGCCCCGGCTCAAGCCGCCCTTTCCGGCCGTCGCCGGCCTCTACGCCCGCCCCACCGTGGTCAACAACGTGGAATCCATCGCCTCGGTGCCGGGCATCCTGCGCCACGGCGTGGATTGGTTCACCGCGATGGGCACCGAGAAGTCCACCGGCCACGGCCTCTTCTCGGTCTCGGGCCACGTGAAGAACCCCGGGCAGTTCGAGGCTCCGCTGGGCATCACCATGCGTGAACTCATCGAGATGGCCGGGGGCATCCGCGAGGGTCACACTCTGAAGTTCTGGACCCCCGGTGGCTCGTCCACGCCGATCCTGACCGCCGCTGAGCTCGACGTCCCGCTGGACTACGAGTCGGTGGGTGCTGCCGGATCGATGCTCGCCACTCGAGCGCTGCAGGTCTTCGACGACACCACCTCGGTGGTGCGCGTGATCTCGCGCTGGACGGACTTCTACCAGCACGAGTCCTGCGGTAAGTGCACGCCCTGCCGCGAGGGCACCTTCTGGATGAAGCAGGTCATGCACCGGCTCGAAGCCGGCCAGGGCCGCTCCTCCGACATCGACCTGCTGCTGGACGTCTCGGCCAACATCGCCGGCCGCTCCTTCTGCGCGCTGGGCGATGCCTCGGCTACACCCATCCAGTCCGGCATCAAGCACTTCCGCGAGGAGTTCGAGGCGGGCTGTCACACGCCGGCCTGGGAGCTCTTCCCCTACGAAGCCTCCGCCGTCTTCTCCGAAGCAGGCGAAAGGAGCGCAGCGTGA
- the nuoE gene encoding NADH-quinone oxidoreductase subunit NuoE: MSENQTPTTTGQFYPAEVETRLRDEAAQIVSRYPQSRSALLPLLHLVQSEDGYVAPRGIGLCADILGLTRAEVSAVATFYSQYKRHPNGEYTVGVCTNALCAVMGGDMIWDKVSEHLGIGHDETTADGKISLEQLECNAACDYAPVVMVNWEFFDNQTPTSAIDLVDAIAAGQPVTPTRGAETVATFKEISHVLAGFEDGRADEGPAAGEATLLGLRIAREKGWTAPQLVDDTDVQPEAHEDVTEPSVDVAAAEEKAEEAMEERSSAERRTEPPESAVRPGEPKKSTEMKDDPEPGTGRDAGTATEDDQ; this comes from the coding sequence ATGTCCGAGAACCAGACGCCGACCACCACCGGGCAGTTCTACCCGGCCGAGGTGGAGACCCGCCTGCGCGACGAGGCCGCGCAGATCGTGTCGCGCTACCCGCAGTCCCGCTCGGCGCTGCTGCCCCTGCTGCACCTGGTGCAGTCCGAGGATGGCTACGTGGCTCCACGGGGCATCGGCCTATGCGCCGACATCCTGGGCCTCACCCGCGCCGAGGTCTCGGCCGTGGCCACCTTCTACTCGCAGTACAAGCGCCACCCCAACGGCGAGTACACCGTGGGGGTGTGCACCAATGCCCTCTGCGCCGTCATGGGCGGGGACATGATCTGGGACAAGGTCTCCGAGCACCTGGGCATCGGGCACGACGAGACCACCGCAGACGGCAAGATCTCCCTCGAGCAGCTCGAGTGCAACGCCGCCTGTGACTATGCGCCGGTGGTCATGGTGAACTGGGAGTTCTTCGACAACCAGACGCCGACCTCGGCGATCGACCTGGTCGACGCCATCGCCGCCGGTCAGCCCGTCACACCCACGCGTGGCGCGGAGACCGTGGCGACCTTCAAGGAGATCTCGCACGTGCTCGCCGGCTTCGAGGACGGGCGCGCCGACGAGGGTCCCGCCGCCGGGGAGGCCACCCTGCTGGGTCTGCGCATCGCCCGCGAGAAGGGCTGGACCGCCCCGCAGCTCGTGGACGACACCGACGTCCAGCCCGAGGCGCACGAGGATGTCACCGAGCCCAGCGTGGACGTAGCCGCCGCCGAGGAGAAGGCCGAGGAAGCCATGGAGGAACGGAGCTCCGCGGAGCGGCGCACCGAGCCCCCGGAGTCCGCGGTGCGCCCGGGTGAGCCGAAGAAGAGCACGGAGATGAAGGACGATCCCGAGCCGGGCACCGGCCGGGATGCCGGCACCGCGACGGAGGACGACCAGTGA